From a region of the Lentilactobacillus curieae genome:
- a CDS encoding ABC transporter ATP-binding protein: MSEPIFELKDVVVTVNQGTPEQINIMDHVNLQIHAGDFITVLGSNGAGKSTLFNIIGGDLKVTSGEILLHGKDITGMSVEHRTKFLSRVFQDPKMGTAPRMTVAENLLLSKKRGESRGLGSRRLKQNMAEFKKITQTMPNGLDQRLNTPTRDLSGGQRQALSFLMATIKRPEILLLDEHTAALDPQTSAELMHATNERITEDKLTCLMITHHLEDALTYGNRLIVLDHGKISYDVSDGEKESLTKEKLLSFFSDIDA, translated from the coding sequence ATGAGTGAACCAATATTTGAACTAAAAGATGTTGTGGTGACCGTCAATCAAGGTACCCCCGAACAGATCAACATCATGGACCACGTTAATTTACAGATTCATGCCGGTGATTTCATTACCGTACTGGGTTCAAACGGTGCTGGTAAGTCAACGCTCTTTAACATTATTGGTGGCGACTTGAAGGTAACTAGCGGAGAAATTCTGCTTCACGGCAAAGATATAACTGGGATGTCAGTTGAACACAGGACTAAGTTCTTAAGCCGAGTTTTCCAAGACCCTAAGATGGGAACGGCTCCCCGGATGACCGTTGCTGAAAACTTACTACTATCAAAAAAGCGTGGTGAATCTCGTGGACTTGGTTCTAGACGCCTCAAGCAAAATATGGCTGAGTTTAAAAAGATTACCCAAACAATGCCAAATGGTTTGGATCAACGTCTAAACACTCCAACTAGAGACCTTTCCGGTGGTCAACGCCAAGCACTGAGTTTCTTGATGGCAACGATCAAGCGACCAGAAATTCTGTTGCTTGATGAACATACAGCTGCCTTAGATCCCCAAACTTCTGCAGAGTTAATGCACGCAACAAACGAGAGAATCACTGAAGATAAATTAACTTGTTTGATGATCACCCACCATTTGGAGGACGCATTAACGTACGGCAATCGTTTAATCGTGTTAGATCACGGAAAGATTTCGTATGACGTATCCGATGGCGAGAAGGAATCATTGACTAAAGAGAAACTGTTGTCATTCTTTAGCGACATTGATGCGTAA
- a CDS encoding ABC transporter permease: protein MSIIVSAIGQGLTWGIVGIGLFLTFRILDFPDMTVEGTFPMGAAAAVAAIYHGFSPLVATLIAFGVGMLAGLVTGLLYTKGKIPVLLAGILTMTAAYSINLRIMGRANLSLYGKKSLLDLFNGLPPYFNSVFLGMIVIVIVTGLIIYFLQTNLGQAFIATGDNSTMARSLGISTDAMQIMGLSVSNGLIALGGALVAQENGFADVNMGIGIIVVALASIIIGEVVFGELTMNERLIAVTVGSILYRFVILIVLKLGFNANDLNLISAIVLAIFMMFPAFKKRFKLRRSLSRGMAKHE, encoded by the coding sequence ATGAGTATAATCGTATCCGCAATTGGGCAAGGGCTCACTTGGGGAATTGTCGGAATTGGGTTGTTTTTAACCTTTAGAATTCTTGACTTCCCTGATATGACTGTTGAAGGAACTTTTCCAATGGGCGCTGCAGCTGCAGTTGCCGCAATTTACCACGGCTTTTCTCCCCTCGTAGCAACTTTGATTGCCTTTGGAGTTGGGATGTTAGCCGGTTTAGTTACAGGCCTGCTTTACACAAAGGGAAAAATTCCTGTACTGCTAGCCGGAATTTTGACCATGACTGCCGCTTACTCAATCAACTTGAGAATTATGGGCAGAGCCAACCTCTCTTTATATGGAAAGAAAAGTTTATTAGACCTATTTAATGGGCTGCCTCCTTACTTTAACAGCGTGTTTCTTGGCATGATTGTTATCGTAATCGTAACCGGACTAATTATTTACTTCTTACAAACCAATTTAGGCCAAGCGTTTATTGCCACTGGTGATAACTCAACTATGGCTCGCTCGCTAGGAATCAGTACTGATGCAATGCAAATCATGGGTCTCAGTGTTTCCAACGGTTTAATTGCCTTAGGTGGTGCACTGGTCGCCCAAGAAAATGGGTTTGCCGACGTCAACATGGGAATCGGAATCATCGTTGTTGCCCTCGCTTCAATCATCATTGGTGAGGTCGTCTTCGGTGAGTTGACCATGAACGAACGTTTAATTGCCGTTACTGTCGGTAGTATTTTGTACCGGTTCGTAATCCTGATTGTTTTGAAACTTGGCTTCAATGCCAACGATTTAAACTTGATTTCTGCAATCGTGCTGGCAATCTTCATGATGTTCCCAGCCTTCAAGAAGCGTTTCAAGTTAAGAAGATCATTGTCGAGGGGGATGGCTAAACATGAGTGA
- the trpX gene encoding tryptophan ABC transporter substrate-binding protein, producing the protein MKKRSYPLITAIIVLFIFLTYAFFTEKNNMESAQHKTPTVGILQLMSHPALDSIHKGIIAGLKEEGYVPGKNIKIDFQNAQNDQSNLKTMSSKFANEDADLSIGIATPSAQALANSISDRPVVLGAITDPKGANLVKNNNHPGGNITGVSDQAPLKRQLGLIKQLMPKMKTLGIIYTSSDDSAVAQYKMFKKICEQEKVPLKAYSISNTNDLNQVAQQAVNSVDAIYVPTDNTIAGAISTLVGAAGQAKVPVFPAVDTMVKSGGVATYAVDQYQLGVATGKMSAEILKGKKKPATTPIKYFKKGKLIINLKAAKKYNINIPASLMKEAKTKGEIIQ; encoded by the coding sequence ATGAAAAAAAGAAGTTATCCATTGATAACCGCAATTATTGTTTTATTTATTTTTCTAACCTATGCGTTCTTCACTGAAAAGAACAACATGGAATCCGCACAACACAAGACCCCAACGGTGGGGATTTTGCAGTTGATGTCCCACCCCGCTCTTGATTCAATCCATAAAGGAATCATTGCTGGTCTTAAAGAAGAGGGTTACGTTCCTGGAAAGAACATCAAGATTGATTTTCAAAACGCCCAAAACGACCAGAGTAATTTGAAAACGATGAGTAGCAAATTCGCTAACGAAGATGCCGACTTATCGATTGGAATTGCCACACCATCTGCCCAAGCGTTAGCTAACAGCATCTCTGACCGCCCCGTTGTCTTGGGTGCCATCACTGATCCCAAGGGAGCCAACTTGGTGAAGAACAACAATCACCCAGGTGGCAACATCACTGGGGTTTCTGACCAAGCCCCACTAAAACGCCAACTTGGATTGATTAAACAGTTAATGCCAAAGATGAAAACGTTAGGAATCATCTACACTTCTAGTGATGACTCAGCGGTTGCTCAGTATAAGATGTTCAAAAAAATCTGTGAGCAAGAAAAAGTACCATTGAAGGCTTATTCGATTTCAAACACGAATGATTTAAACCAGGTTGCTCAACAAGCAGTCAATTCAGTAGATGCAATCTATGTCCCAACTGATAATACAATTGCTGGAGCCATCTCAACCTTGGTTGGTGCAGCTGGCCAAGCTAAAGTACCTGTTTTCCCCGCTGTTGACACAATGGTTAAGTCCGGTGGGGTTGCCACCTACGCCGTTGATCAATATCAACTTGGGGTTGCCACTGGTAAGATGAGTGCTGAAATTCTTAAAGGTAAGAAGAAACCTGCCACTACCCCAATTAAATACTTTAAAAAGGGTAAGTTAATCATCAACCTTAAGGCGGCCAAGAAATACAACATTAACATTCCAGCTTCACTAATGAAGGAAGCTAAAACGAAGGGAGAGATCATTCAATGA
- a CDS encoding uracil-xanthine permease family protein: MKHKENGLLYGPEDKVSYFQSGLLGLQHVLAMDVYVPPLIIAGLLSMTLDQKTGFLQVAFLACGIGTILQTKFFMKLPVSQGPSFVPIGAVAGVYAAYGAANGGMGTVLGSLAIGALLLIVLGVSGIYQKIINKLVPALVGGTIITCVGLSLLPSALNDNIFKATGNINQNIEIAAVTGAVMLLAITIGLRFPQFQKLFRVSSIVIALIVGTIFASSMGRVDWSVVANADWLSLPKFTALHYGFHFSLPAILTFVVIYMVLTTETTGTWFAMSAVVGEKISKKQWNRGIIGEGISCLVAAFLGTTPMTGYSTNAGVVSITGVASKRVFVSAGIWFIILGFFGKLSAFLSAVPAPVIGGIFSIICVIIMLNGLNVIRDLKIDESTTYILGIPIVLTMAVILLPDKVTQATPQMVQYLLGSPITVGAISAIILNLVMGHQDTEETVEDPKANVAEAK, from the coding sequence ATGAAACATAAAGAAAACGGTTTGCTTTACGGACCAGAAGACAAAGTTTCTTATTTTCAATCTGGATTATTGGGACTTCAACATGTGTTAGCAATGGATGTTTACGTTCCACCGTTGATCATTGCCGGGTTACTTTCAATGACACTCGATCAAAAGACTGGCTTCTTGCAAGTTGCCTTTCTTGCCTGTGGAATTGGCACAATTTTGCAAACTAAGTTCTTTATGAAGTTACCAGTATCTCAAGGACCATCATTCGTCCCAATTGGTGCGGTTGCCGGTGTTTATGCCGCCTATGGTGCTGCTAACGGCGGAATGGGAACGGTTCTTGGTTCATTAGCAATTGGCGCATTATTACTAATTGTCTTGGGTGTCTCAGGAATTTACCAAAAGATCATCAACAAGTTAGTTCCTGCTTTAGTTGGTGGAACCATCATCACTTGTGTGGGGCTATCATTATTGCCATCAGCTTTGAATGACAATATTTTTAAGGCAACTGGAAACATCAACCAAAACATTGAAATCGCTGCTGTGACTGGTGCAGTTATGTTGCTTGCTATCACCATCGGATTGCGCTTCCCACAATTTCAAAAGCTGTTCAGAGTTAGTTCAATCGTAATTGCTTTGATCGTTGGAACAATCTTTGCTTCATCAATGGGTCGAGTGGACTGGTCTGTGGTTGCTAACGCTGACTGGTTGAGCTTACCTAAGTTCACTGCACTTCATTACGGTTTTCATTTTTCACTTCCAGCAATTTTGACATTTGTAGTTATTTACATGGTTTTGACTACTGAAACCACCGGTACTTGGTTCGCAATGAGTGCCGTAGTTGGTGAAAAGATTTCTAAGAAACAATGGAACCGCGGAATTATTGGTGAAGGAATCAGCTGTTTAGTTGCAGCATTCTTGGGTACTACTCCAATGACTGGTTACTCAACTAACGCCGGAGTTGTTTCAATTACCGGGGTTGCCAGCAAGCGGGTCTTCGTTTCAGCCGGAATCTGGTTTATCATCCTTGGATTCTTCGGCAAACTATCTGCCTTTCTTTCAGCAGTTCCTGCTCCCGTGATTGGGGGAATCTTCTCAATTATCTGTGTAATCATTATGCTAAACGGTCTTAACGTGATTCGTGATTTGAAGATCGATGAAAGTACCACCTATATTTTGGGAATTCCAATTGTTTTAACAATGGCAGTAATCTTGCTACCAGATAAGGTTACTCAAGCTACTCCACAAATGGTGCAATACCTATTGGGTTCACCAATTACAGTTGGAGCCATCAGTGCAATTATCTTGAACTTGGTAATGGGTCATCAAGATACTGAGGAAACAGTTGAGGACCCAAAAGCAAATGTCGCTGAAGCTAAGTAG
- a CDS encoding cytochrome b5 domain-containing protein, producing MDNGDLKEFTREELAQFDGNGRRAYVAIDGLVYDVTHEESWAYGKHYGLTAGKDFSKEIMGTPHEKIILGKLKIVGKLVD from the coding sequence ATGGATAATGGCGATTTAAAAGAATTCACTCGTGAGGAGCTTGCACAGTTTGATGGCAATGGCCGGCGAGCTTATGTAGCAATTGATGGCCTGGTTTATGACGTGACTCACGAAGAGTCATGGGCATACGGCAAACACTATGGTCTCACTGCTGGTAAGGATTTTTCAAAAGAAATCATGGGCACACCACACGAAAAGATAATCCTGGGCAAGTTGAAGATTGTCGGTAAGTTAGTAGATTAA
- a CDS encoding alpha/beta hydrolase — protein MKIETVSLNDSKTSALDIYESASDEKLPGIVVIAGGSYNPIKERDSERVALTFATHAYQAFVVKYPVAENKSYADAKTAISASFDYITEHADELNVNVNKLGIIGFSAGGQLAAAYANEADSKAKFEILGYPVTKPTLDERMGVTTEDVVPMVSKNTPKTFIFGATQDELTPFTQHILPYVQALAENGVSFELHEFATGNHGMSLANKYTSIVNDDRADEHFSEWFPLALGWLNEIL, from the coding sequence ATGAAAATTGAGACAGTTTCTCTAAACGATAGTAAAACCAGCGCGCTTGATATCTATGAAAGTGCGTCTGATGAAAAACTACCAGGAATCGTGGTGATTGCGGGTGGAAGTTACAACCCAATCAAGGAACGCGACTCCGAACGGGTGGCACTTACCTTCGCAACCCACGCTTACCAAGCGTTTGTAGTGAAGTATCCGGTGGCTGAAAACAAGTCATATGCGGATGCTAAGACAGCAATTTCAGCTTCTTTTGATTACATTACTGAACACGCTGATGAGTTGAATGTTAACGTTAACAAGCTAGGAATTATTGGCTTTTCTGCTGGTGGCCAACTTGCTGCTGCCTACGCTAACGAGGCAGATAGCAAGGCGAAATTTGAAATTTTGGGTTACCCAGTTACTAAACCAACGTTGGACGAACGCATGGGCGTTACTACTGAAGACGTTGTGCCAATGGTTTCCAAGAACACACCCAAGACTTTTATCTTCGGTGCTACTCAAGATGAACTGACACCATTTACCCAACACATCTTGCCATACGTCCAGGCACTAGCTGAAAATGGGGTTTCGTTTGAACTCCATGAATTTGCGACTGGAAATCACGGGATGAGTTTAGCTAACAAATACACTAGCATCGTCAATGATGACCGAGCAGATGAACATTTTTCTGAATGGTTCCCACTGGCTCTCGGTTGGTTAAACGAGATTCTTTAA
- a CDS encoding amidohydrolase produces the protein MTSFINGKVFTGFGNKFVSAFTVEHGEIVWAGDTADVNDDNIIDLNGKTVLPGLIDAHTHPKYIADALHGVACTPPNVNSIEEMKAALKNSPAFGKGPNTWIEGWGFDETKLAEHRSPNRDDLDQISTEQPIFIYRSDCHSSVGNSKALELAGIDENTPDPKGGFIEHFSDGRPTGFMREVAASQLLIQAKSAQSYETDVTNMVNSSTHYLENGIVAIGEMMGRKQPYDTLKLYEDSVAKGFKPKSSIYYVFSEIRDQQVDATEGDQLRIAGVKVFMDGSISGETAFNFDKYPSGNTGVALTTPERLAEAVAYAKQHNLQLAVHAMGDAAIQRVIDVTKDIEPWLADGIPSVRIEHASLMTDDMLNQVKDAKMNYALVTQPIFYFTEDESYRQFLNSKQFKTAYRLKSMIDSTAVTALSSDAPCTPWAEPDSPFYSIYAAVTRKAANDDIVNPEEAISVLDAVHGYTDFAAQVGSFEHNGRLLPGFDADFVILTDDIFTVPEEQIKDIRVEQTWMAGNKVYSK, from the coding sequence ATGACTTCGTTTATCAATGGTAAAGTCTTCACCGGATTTGGTAACAAATTTGTTTCTGCTTTTACAGTCGAACACGGAGAAATCGTGTGGGCGGGTGATACCGCTGACGTCAATGATGATAACATTATTGACCTGAACGGCAAAACTGTCCTTCCAGGACTAATCGATGCTCACACCCACCCTAAGTATATCGCTGATGCCCTGCACGGTGTCGCCTGTACGCCACCAAACGTTAATAGCATTGAAGAAATGAAGGCAGCCCTGAAAAACTCACCTGCTTTTGGCAAGGGTCCCAATACTTGGATCGAAGGTTGGGGTTTTGATGAAACCAAGTTAGCTGAACACCGCTCACCCAATCGGGATGACCTTGATCAAATATCGACTGAACAGCCAATTTTTATATACCGTTCTGACTGCCATTCTTCAGTTGGAAATTCAAAGGCACTCGAACTTGCTGGGATTGATGAAAACACTCCAGATCCTAAAGGTGGATTCATTGAACATTTTTCAGATGGCCGCCCCACTGGATTTATGAGGGAAGTCGCTGCCAGCCAGTTGCTGATTCAAGCAAAGTCAGCTCAAAGTTATGAGACCGACGTAACCAATATGGTTAACAGTTCCACCCACTATCTTGAAAACGGAATTGTTGCCATTGGTGAAATGATGGGCAGAAAACAACCGTATGATACTTTGAAACTGTACGAAGATTCAGTGGCCAAAGGATTCAAACCCAAGTCATCAATTTACTACGTTTTTAGTGAGATTCGTGATCAGCAAGTCGATGCCACTGAAGGTGATCAACTTAGAATTGCCGGCGTTAAGGTGTTCATGGATGGAAGCATTTCCGGGGAAACCGCCTTTAATTTTGATAAGTACCCTAGTGGCAATACTGGAGTTGCCCTCACCACTCCAGAGCGCCTGGCAGAAGCAGTTGCTTACGCAAAACAGCACAACCTACAACTTGCCGTTCACGCCATGGGTGATGCCGCAATTCAACGAGTTATTGATGTCACTAAAGACATTGAACCCTGGTTGGCAGATGGCATTCCTAGCGTTCGGATTGAACACGCTAGTTTGATGACTGACGACATGCTTAACCAAGTTAAAGATGCCAAGATGAACTATGCCTTGGTAACCCAACCAATTTTTTATTTTACTGAAGATGAATCATACCGGCAATTCCTTAACTCCAAACAATTTAAGACTGCCTACCGACTCAAGTCCATGATTGACTCAACTGCGGTAACGGCGCTAAGCTCTGATGCACCTTGCACGCCGTGGGCAGAACCTGACAGTCCGTTTTATAGTATCTACGCTGCCGTAACTCGTAAGGCAGCTAATGATGACATCGTTAATCCCGAAGAGGCTATCAGCGTGTTAGATGCCGTTCATGGCTATACTGATTTTGCCGCTCAAGTTGGTAGTTTTGAGCATAACGGTCGCCTACTACCCGGATTTGATGCCGATTTCGTGATCCTGACTGACGATATCTTCACCGTTCCTGAAGAACAGATCAAAGATATCCGAGTTGAGCAGACCTGGATGGCGGGAAATAAAGTGTATTCTAAGTAA
- a CDS encoding DUF2075 domain-containing protein — MQSHTLNAFSQNVQLTDRQRQIFNQIIEFTYDHQDDSQHAVFVLVGDAGTGKSLILNQMFTKLAQELPESYFLVNHPELLKVYRELAGQTPGMLKKYYQRPTSFINQMHKHNQKVDLTVVDEAHLLLSKPDHYNNYYGDNQLSDIIEISRVTVVVFDPTQVLKTKSYWNADRLGSVIKKHPHKIVHLKEQFRIQANPAMMNWLDNFISGKPIPQLPADIGDYDFRVFSDAEKMYQEIIKQNGRVGLARMTATSGYPSVLDGGKHFVNEGNFHLPWDQYNFTAIPWAEQPQTINEVGSIYTVQGFDLNYIGIIIGPPFYLTADHGLGVDSDKVTDVEVYKRREDMSAEEFAESKRSLLRNSLNVLLRRGIKGMYIHAHDEKLESFLEKVARV, encoded by the coding sequence ATGCAATCACATACCTTAAATGCCTTTTCTCAAAATGTGCAGTTAACTGACCGCCAGCGACAGATATTTAACCAAATAATTGAGTTTACATATGATCACCAAGATGATTCACAGCACGCAGTATTTGTGCTGGTTGGGGATGCCGGAACGGGGAAAAGCTTGATCTTAAACCAGATGTTTACCAAACTAGCACAGGAACTTCCTGAAAGTTACTTTCTAGTCAACCATCCTGAATTGCTCAAGGTTTACCGTGAATTGGCAGGGCAAACTCCTGGGATGCTAAAGAAGTATTATCAACGACCAACTTCATTTATCAACCAAATGCATAAACACAATCAAAAGGTTGATTTAACCGTGGTAGATGAAGCCCACTTACTGTTGAGTAAACCAGATCACTACAACAATTACTATGGTGATAATCAGCTGAGCGACATTATTGAAATTAGTCGGGTCACCGTGGTCGTATTTGACCCCACCCAGGTGTTGAAAACTAAGAGTTACTGGAATGCTGACCGCTTGGGTTCTGTCATTAAAAAGCATCCGCACAAAATTGTCCACTTGAAGGAGCAGTTTCGGATTCAGGCTAACCCCGCAATGATGAACTGGCTGGATAATTTTATTTCTGGAAAGCCAATTCCACAGCTACCTGCAGATATTGGCGATTATGATTTTCGGGTGTTTAGCGATGCGGAAAAGATGTATCAAGAAATCATTAAACAAAATGGTCGCGTTGGTTTGGCACGGATGACCGCAACTAGTGGTTATCCATCGGTGTTGGATGGTGGCAAGCACTTTGTTAATGAAGGAAATTTCCACTTGCCGTGGGACCAGTACAACTTTACGGCTATACCATGGGCTGAACAACCACAAACAATTAACGAAGTTGGGAGTATCTACACCGTTCAGGGATTTGATTTGAACTATATTGGAATTATCATCGGACCGCCGTTTTATTTGACTGCAGATCATGGTCTCGGTGTCGACTCAGACAAGGTGACTGATGTTGAGGTGTACAAGCGCAGAGAAGATATGAGTGCAGAGGAATTTGCGGAGAGTAAACGGTCACTGCTGAGAAACTCCTTGAACGTGCTATTAAGACGAGGAATTAAGGGGATGTACATTCACGCTCACGATGAAAAGTTAGAGTCATTCCTTGAAAAGGTTGCCCGAGTATAG
- a CDS encoding YxeA family protein: MSKRTTALIIVLIVLAAGLGAMYYQNMAREYYYGQVGKLANTDESKGNHDPDVYWYNIKGYNKQGKFRELHVGSYQGHKFTKGHYIKVGWSQHKGVISYEEVSRDQVPKQALSKINM; the protein is encoded by the coding sequence ATGAGTAAAAGAACAACCGCATTAATAATTGTTTTGATTGTTTTGGCTGCCGGGCTTGGTGCTATGTACTACCAAAATATGGCACGCGAGTACTATTATGGCCAGGTTGGTAAACTAGCCAACACTGATGAGTCAAAGGGAAATCACGACCCAGATGTTTACTGGTACAATATTAAGGGTTACAACAAGCAGGGGAAATTTCGAGAACTGCACGTGGGTTCATATCAAGGCCATAAATTTACTAAGGGACACTACATTAAAGTTGGCTGGTCACAGCATAAGGGTGTCATTAGTTATGAAGAGGTAAGTAGAGACCAGGTGCCTAAACAGGCGTTGAGTAAGATTAATATGTAA
- a CDS encoding CPBP family intramembrane glutamic endopeptidase: protein MMKNTHYLTTKGLQIVKWLAFVAIYLISSSIFQLAGLYTNDPVKAQNVLGVGLIATAIALGVIGWRYYQQLDKNNPRHFGHKPTTAKKIWFLIALFVGMMCFQYFWSFLISSGVIHMPENQQAVAEQSLRMPIWNGVYSIILAPIFEELVFRGIFMNYFFNKDNRVNNWLAMLSSALLFGFAHEMQFDLNWLMYSGLGLFLSYAYMHYRDLRFNIGLHMLNNLMTFI, encoded by the coding sequence ATGATGAAAAATACCCATTACTTAACAACTAAGGGGCTTCAAATCGTCAAGTGGTTGGCTTTCGTTGCCATTTATTTGATTTCATCTTCAATCTTTCAGTTAGCTGGCCTCTACACCAATGATCCGGTGAAAGCCCAAAACGTGTTGGGAGTCGGCTTAATTGCCACTGCGATTGCTCTTGGTGTAATTGGCTGGCGCTACTACCAGCAACTTGATAAAAATAATCCCCGGCATTTTGGTCATAAACCTACTACCGCCAAAAAAATCTGGTTTTTGATTGCCCTTTTTGTCGGCATGATGTGTTTCCAATATTTCTGGAGCTTTTTGATTTCCTCTGGTGTGATTCACATGCCTGAAAATCAGCAGGCCGTTGCCGAACAGTCACTCAGAATGCCAATTTGGAATGGTGTCTACTCAATTATTTTGGCCCCCATCTTTGAAGAGTTAGTGTTCCGTGGTATCTTCATGAACTACTTCTTCAACAAGGACAATCGTGTCAACAACTGGCTAGCTATGCTTTCCAGTGCACTATTGTTTGGATTCGCCCATGAAATGCAATTCGACCTCAACTGGTTGATGTATTCAGGGTTAGGTCTATTCCTGTCATACGCATACATGCACTACCGAGATTTGCGGTTCAATATTGGTTTGCATATGCTGAATAATTTGATGACGTTTATCTAA
- a CDS encoding VOC family protein, giving the protein MNIREVEYITIPVSNLEVSLRFYHEVFDLPIIEIADGS; this is encoded by the coding sequence ATGAACATAAGAGAAGTTGAATACATTACCATTCCCGTTTCTAACCTTGAGGTCAGCCTCAGATTTTACCATGAAGTATTTGATTTACCCATCATCGAGATCGCTGATGGTTCCTAA
- a CDS encoding ABC-F family ATP-binding cassette domain-containing protein: MPLLEVSDLSMSFAEKDLYKDAEFQLEKDDHMGVVGQNGVGKSTLIKIITGSMLPLSGDIKWQKNIKIGYLDQYADVEEDLTLTDFLRTAFADLYEKNKRLTEIYEEYANTGDDKLMERAGQLQDDLDAGNFYELDTEIEQTIVGLGLDSIGRDHLVGKMSGGQRSKAILAKMLLASPDVILLDEPTNYLDTAQIEWLIDYINNFKGAVFVVSHDYDFLEQITNCIINVAFGKITKYRGSFKKAMRQREEREEFQQKQFDKQQVEIEKAERFIRKNKAGSKSTMAKSREKKLARMDKVDPPSTNVQASFNFPFADTGSHEALVVEKLSVGYNKPLLEPVTFSVTMGEKVGFSGFNGVGKSTLIKTILQKIPAKGGDVKFSPSTKINYFSQELLWDNNQMTPMQIISDEYPKMNQKAIRTKLAKCGLDAQNAMKPIGQLSGGEQTKVKLALMEFKESNFLIMDEPTNHLDEETKEALKRSIDRFPGNVIIVSHENSFYDGLVDKVLNVEKLSLRNREGI, translated from the coding sequence ATGCCACTGTTAGAAGTGTCAGATCTTTCGATGAGTTTTGCGGAAAAAGATCTGTACAAGGATGCCGAGTTTCAGTTGGAAAAGGACGATCATATGGGGGTCGTTGGTCAAAATGGGGTTGGTAAATCAACCTTGATCAAGATCATCACCGGAAGTATGCTCCCCTTGTCCGGAGACATTAAATGGCAAAAAAACATTAAAATTGGATATTTGGATCAGTACGCCGACGTTGAAGAAGATTTAACGCTGACCGATTTCTTGCGCACTGCTTTTGCGGATTTGTACGAGAAGAATAAACGACTGACTGAAATTTATGAAGAATACGCCAACACAGGCGACGATAAGTTGATGGAACGTGCAGGGCAACTTCAAGATGACTTGGATGCCGGTAACTTCTATGAGTTGGATACTGAGATTGAACAAACCATCGTTGGTTTGGGGTTAGACAGTATCGGCCGCGATCACTTGGTTGGAAAGATGTCTGGTGGCCAACGTTCAAAGGCGATTTTAGCTAAAATGCTACTTGCAAGCCCGGACGTAATCTTACTGGATGAGCCTACCAACTATTTGGATACTGCCCAAATCGAGTGGTTGATTGATTACATCAACAACTTCAAGGGTGCCGTTTTTGTGGTTTCCCATGATTACGACTTCTTAGAGCAGATCACTAACTGTATCATCAACGTGGCGTTTGGTAAAATTACCAAGTATCGTGGAAGTTTTAAAAAAGCGATGCGCCAACGTGAAGAACGAGAAGAGTTCCAACAAAAGCAATTTGATAAGCAACAAGTTGAAATTGAAAAGGCCGAGCGGTTTATCCGGAAAAACAAAGCTGGTTCTAAATCAACCATGGCCAAGTCACGGGAAAAGAAACTGGCGAGAATGGACAAGGTGGATCCACCTTCGACAAATGTACAAGCTAGCTTTAACTTCCCATTTGCGGACACTGGTTCGCATGAAGCCTTGGTCGTTGAAAAACTTTCTGTTGGGTACAACAAACCACTTTTGGAACCCGTTACTTTCTCAGTAACGATGGGTGAAAAGGTCGGCTTTAGTGGATTTAACGGGGTTGGTAAGTCAACTTTGATTAAGACCATTTTGCAAAAGATTCCTGCTAAGGGTGGGGATGTTAAGTTCTCTCCATCAACTAAAATAAACTACTTTAGCCAGGAACTTTTGTGGGATAATAACCAAATGACACCAATGCAGATTATTTCTGATGAGTATCCTAAGATGAACCAAAAGGCAATCAGAACTAAGTTAGCTAAGTGTGGATTGGACGCCCAAAACGCAATGAAGCCAATTGGCCAACTTTCTGGTGGGGAACAAACCAAGGTCAAGCTTGCTTTGATGGAATTTAAAGAAAGCAACTTCTTGATTATGGATGAGCCTACCAACCATTTGGATGAGGAAACTAAGGAAGCTTTGAAGCGTTCGATTGACCGATTCCCAGGAAATGTTATTATTGTTAGCCATGAGAACAGTTTTTATGACGGCTTAGTCGACAAGGTTCTCAACGTTGAAAAACTCAGCCTTCGTAACCGCGAGGGTATTTAA